Proteins found in one Mycteria americana isolate JAX WOST 10 ecotype Jacksonville Zoo and Gardens chromosome 8, USCA_MyAme_1.0, whole genome shotgun sequence genomic segment:
- the TBC1D9B gene encoding TBC1 domain family member 9B isoform X1, with protein sequence MWLGPEEVLLAGALWVTERANPFFLLQRRRGHGKGGGLTGLLVGTLDVVLDSSARVAPYRILHQTQDSQVYWAVACGSSRKEITKHWEWLENNLLQTLSIFDNEEDITTFVKGKIHGIIAEENKNEQPQSEEDPGKFKEAELKMRKQFGMPEVEKLVNYYSCSYWKGRVPRQGWLYLTVNHLCFYSFLLGKEVTLVIQWVDVTQLEKNATLLFPECIKVSTRDSELYFSMFLNINETFKLMEQLANIAMRQLLDNETFLQDKSLPKPRKPLKNISALKRDLDARAKNECYRATFRLPKDECLDGHTDCTLWTPFNKMHIPGQMFVSNNYICFASKAEEACHLIIPLREVTIVEKADSSSVLPSPLSISTKSKMTFFFANLKDRDFLVQRISDFLQRTPSKKPCGSDREWKWNLADPGCEEVPELPSSSPLAVSPTSAFSHQPVNFCAGEVPTASQGLLKLFRRNSEELLGPKGAKEKMKEESWNIHFFEYGRGMCMYRTAKTRELVQKGIPENLRGELWLLFSGAWNEMVTHPGYYADLVEKSMGKYNLATEEIERDLHRSMPEHPAFQNELGIAALRRVLTAYAFRNPTIGYCQAMNIVTSVLLLYCNEEEAFWLLVALCERMLPDYYNTRVVGALVDQGIFEELTREYLPQLSEKMQDLGVISTISLSWFLTLFLSVMPFESAVVIVDCFFYEGIKFILQVSLAILDANMEKLLQCSDEGEAMTILGRYLDNVVNRQSVSPPIPHLHALLTSGDDPPLEIDIFELIKTSYEKFSNLKADDIEQMRFKQRLKVIQSLEDTAKKSVVRAVSSDIGFSIEELEELYVVFKAKYLMSCYWGNNRAAAARRDQSLPYLEQYRIDVEQFKELFISLTPWSCGAHTPVLAGRLFRLLDENRDSLINFKEFVTGMSGMYHGDLTEKLKVLYKLHLPPALNPEEAESALEATSYFTEDVTTEVSPFVSELDFCLHCESQETQEDKGRRNENGPEKEEKGTSPQDYRYYLRMWAKEKESKKETIKDLPKMSQEQFIELCKTLYNMFSEDPVEQELYHAIATVASLLLRIGEVGKKFSNRPTRKSEDCKANSTQDPVSEEESPTSEQSQNSAVEQQPQADHEDKTCGDAQPEKTQQENQTLGDGPGEGQGSPLQLLSDDETKDDMSMSSYSMVSTGSLQCEDIADDTVLVGCEGSSSAARYGSTIDTDWSISFEQILASMLTETALVNYFEKKVNILQKIKDQKKVERQFSSSSDYELSSVSG encoded by the exons ATGTGGCTGGGGCccgaggaggtgctgctggccgGCGCGTTGTGGGTCACGGAGCGGGCCAACCCCTTCTTCTTGCTCCAGCGCCGGCGGGGACACGGCAAAGGGGGCGGCCTCACGG GTCTTCTTGTGGGAACATTAGATGTGGTTTTAGATTCCAGTGCCAGAGTTGCCCCATACCGTATTCTGCACCAGACTCAGGACTCTCAAGTGTATTGGGCAGTGGCGTGCG GATCATCTCGTAAAGAGATCACAAAGCATTGGGAATGGCTGGAGAATAACTTACTGCAAACTCTATCCATCTTTGATAATGAAGAAGATATCACCACCTTTGTCAAGGGCAAGATACAT GGGATTATTGCTGAAGAGAACAAGAATGAGCAGCCCCAGAGTGAAGAGGATCCAGGTAAATTCAAAGAGGCTGAACTGAAGATGCGGAAGCAGTTTGGGATGCCCGAGGTAGAGAAGTTGGTCAATTACTATTCCTGCAGCTATTGGAAGGGACGTGTACCCAGGCAGGGTTGGCTGTACCTCACCGTCAATCACCTCTGTTTCTACTCCTTCCTGCTGGGCAAAGAGG tgacacTGGTGATCCAGTGGGTGGATGTAACCCAGCTAGAAAAAAATGCTACACTGCTGTTCCCTGAGTGCATTAAAGTAAgcacaagggacagtgaactttatttttccatgtttctcaaCATCAACGAGACATTCAAGCTGATGGAGCAGTTGGCTAACATTGCTATGCGGCAGCTATTGGATAATGAGACCTTCCTACAGGACAAGTCCCTCCCAAAGCCCAGAAAGCCTCTTAAGAACATCTCTGCATTAAAAAG AGACCTGGATGCTCGAGCCAAAAATGAGTGCTACCGTGCCACTTTCCGGTTGCCCAAGGATGAATGCCTGGATGGACATACAGACTGTACCTTGTGGACACCGTTCAACAAGATGCATATTCCTGGCCAGATGTTTGTTTCCAACAATTACATCTGTTTTGCCAGCAAGGCAGAGGAGGCCTGTCATCTCATCATTCCTCTCAGGGAG GTGACAATAGTTGAGAAAGCAGATAGTTCCAGTGTCTTGCCCAGCCCTCTGTCCATCAGCACTAAAAGTAAAATGACCTTCTTCTTTGCCAATCTGAAAGACCGAGATTTCTTGGTACAGAGAATCTCTGACTTCTTGCAGAGAACGCCATCCAAGAAACCATGTGGCAGCGACAGGGAATGGAAGTGGAATTTGGCTGATCCTGGTTGTGAG GAAGTTCCAGAGTTGCCTTCCAGCAGCCCTCTTGCAGTTAGCCCAACGTCTGCTTTCAGCCATCAACCTGTCAACTTCTGTGCCGGGGAAGTGCCAACAGCCTCGCAGGGACTACTCAAACTCTTCAGAAGAAATTCTGAGGAGCTCTTGGGACCCAAAGGg GCAAAGGAGAAGATGAAGGAGGAGTCTTGGAACATTCATTTCTTTGAATATGGGCGAGGGATGTGTATGTATCGCACTGCCAAGACTAGGGAGCTGGTGCAAAAAGGAATCCCAGAGAATCTTCGTGGAGAGCTGTGGCTCCTTTTCTCAG GGGCTTGGAATGAGATGGTGACTCATCCTGGTTACTATGCAGATCTTGTGGAAAAGTCAATGGGAAAGTACAATCTTGCTACAGAGGAAATTGAGAGAGATCTGCACCGTTCTATGCCAGAACATCCTGCCTTCCAGAATGAGTTGGGAATTGCTGCCCTCCGGAGAGTCTTAACAGCTTATGCATTCAGAAATCCAACAATTGGGTACTGTCAG GCTATGAACATTGTTACGTCGGTACTGTTGCTGTACTGCAATGAGGAGGAGGCTTTCTGGCTCCTAGTGGCTTTATGTGAGCGGATGTTGCCAGATTACTACAACACAAGAGTAGTGG gtGCATTGGTGGACCAAGGCATCTTTGAAGAACTTACACGAGAGTATCTTCCACAGCTGTCAGAAAAGATGCAGGACCTGGGAGTGATTTCCACCATATCCCTTTCCtggtttctcactctctttctcaGTGTCATGCCTTTTGAGAGTGCCGTGGTCATTGTTGACTGTTTTTTCTATGAGGGAATCAAGTTTATCTTGCAAGTGTCATTGGCCATACTTGATGCCAACATGGAGAAGTTGTTACAGTGCAGTGATGAAGGTGAAGCCATGACTATCCTCGGCAG ATACTTGGACAACGTAGTTAACAGACAGAGCGTCTCTCCCCCTATTCCCCACTTGCATGCCTTATTGACGAGTGGAGATGACCCACCACTTGAAATTGACATCTTTGAACTCATCAAAACATCCTATGAG AAATTTAGCAATTTGAAGGCAGATGATATTGAACAAATGCGTTTTAAACAAAGGCTGAAAGTGATCCAGTCTCTGGAGGATACAGCCAAGAAGAGTGTG GTCCGAGCTGTGTCTAGTGACATTGGTTTCTCTATTGAAGAACTAGAAGAGCTGTATGTAGTGTTCAAG GCAAAGTATCTGATGAGCTGTTACTGGGGAAACAATCGTGCTGCAGCTGCCCGCCGAGATCAGAGTTTACCCTACCTGGAGCAGTATCGCATAGACGTGGAGCAGTTCAAAGAGCTGTTTATCAGTTTGACCCCCTGGTCCTGTGGTGCACATACGCCTGTGCTAGCAGGGCGCTTGTTCCGGCTTCTGGATGAGAACAGGGATTCTCTCATTAACTTCAAGGAGTTTGTGACAGGGATGA GCGGGATGTACCATGGTGACCTCACTGAAAAActcaaagtactttacaaacTCCATCTGCCTCCCG CTCTGAATCCAGAGGAGGCAGAGTCTGCTTTGGAGGCCACAAGTTATTTCACAGAGGATGTTACAACAGAAG TATCTCCTTTTGTCTCAGAGCTGGATTTCTGCCTGCACTGTGAGTCTCAAG AAACCCAAGAAgataaaggaaggagaaatgagaaTGGTCCAGAAAAAG AGGAGAAAGGTACCAGTCCACAGGACTATAGATACTACCTAAGAATGTGGGCCAAGGAAAAAGAGTCCAAGAAAGAAACCATTAAAGATCTCCCCAAAATGAGCCAG GAACAATTCATAGAGTTATGCAAGACCCTTTACAACATGTTCAGTGAGGACCCGGTGGAGCAAGAGCTGTACCATGCAATTGCCACTGTAGCCAGTCTACTTCTGCGAATTGGGGAGGTTGGGAAAAAATTCTCCAATAGACCCACGAGGAAGTCTGAGGACTGCAAAGCAAACAGTACCCAAGATCCTGTGAGTGAAGAGGAGTCACCAACATCTGAACAGAGTCAGAATTCAGCAGTGGAGCAGCAACCCCAAGCTGACCACGAGGACAAAACCTGTGGAGATGCTCAGCCTGAAAAAACACAGCAGGAGAACCAAACTCTAGGAGATGGGCCAGGGGAAGGACAAGGCTCTCCTTTACAGCTGCTATCAGATGATGAAACCAAAGATGATATGTCCATGTCTTCCTACTCCATGGTCAGCACAGGCTCCCTGCAGTGTGAAGACATTGCAGATGACACAGTCCTGGTTGGTTGTGAAGGCAGTAGTTCAGCTGCCAGGTATGGTAGTACCATTGATACTGACTGGTCTATCTCCTTTGAGCAGATCTTAGCTTCCATGCTGACGGAAACAGCCCTTGTAAACTACTTTGAGAAGAAGGTCAACATTCTGCAAAAGATCAAAGATCAGAAGAAGGTAGAGAGGCAGTTCAGTTCATCCAGTGACTATGAACTTTCCTCCGTGTCAGGGTGA
- the TBC1D9B gene encoding TBC1 domain family member 9B isoform X2: MWLGPEEVLLAGALWVTERANPFFLLQRRRGHGKGGGLTGLLVGTLDVVLDSSARVAPYRILHQTQDSQVYWAVACGSSRKEITKHWEWLENNLLQTLSIFDNEEDITTFVKGKIHGIIAEENKNEQPQSEEDPGKFKEAELKMRKQFGMPEVEKLVNYYSCSYWKGRVPRQGWLYLTVNHLCFYSFLLGKEVTLVIQWVDVTQLEKNATLLFPECIKVSTRDSELYFSMFLNINETFKLMEQLANIAMRQLLDNETFLQDKSLPKPRKPLKNISALKRDLDARAKNECYRATFRLPKDECLDGHTDCTLWTPFNKMHIPGQMFVSNNYICFASKAEEACHLIIPLREVTIVEKADSSSVLPSPLSISTKSKMTFFFANLKDRDFLVQRISDFLQRTPSKKPCGSDREWKWNLADPGCEEVPELPSSSPLAVSPTSAFSHQPVNFCAGEVPTASQGLLKLFRRNSEELLGPKGAKEKMKEESWNIHFFEYGRGMCMYRTAKTRELVQKGIPENLRGELWLLFSGAWNEMVTHPGYYADLVEKSMGKYNLATEEIERDLHRSMPEHPAFQNELGIAALRRVLTAYAFRNPTIGYCQAMNIVTSVLLLYCNEEEAFWLLVALCERMLPDYYNTRVVGALVDQGIFEELTREYLPQLSEKMQDLGVISTISLSWFLTLFLSVMPFESAVVIVDCFFYEGIKFILQVSLAILDANMEKLLQCSDEGEAMTILGRYLDNVVNRQSVSPPIPHLHALLTSGDDPPLEIDIFELIKTSYEKFSNLKADDIEQMRFKQRLKVIQSLEDTAKKSVVRAVSSDIGFSIEELEELYVVFKAKYLMSCYWGNNRAAAARRDQSLPYLEQYRIDVEQFKELFISLTPWSCGAHTPVLAGRLFRLLDENRDSLINFKEFVTGMSGMYHGDLTEKLKVLYKLHLPPALNPEEAESALEATSYFTEDVTTEETQEDKGRRNENGPEKEEKGTSPQDYRYYLRMWAKEKESKKETIKDLPKMSQEQFIELCKTLYNMFSEDPVEQELYHAIATVASLLLRIGEVGKKFSNRPTRKSEDCKANSTQDPVSEEESPTSEQSQNSAVEQQPQADHEDKTCGDAQPEKTQQENQTLGDGPGEGQGSPLQLLSDDETKDDMSMSSYSMVSTGSLQCEDIADDTVLVGCEGSSSAARYGSTIDTDWSISFEQILASMLTETALVNYFEKKVNILQKIKDQKKVERQFSSSSDYELSSVSG, translated from the exons ATGTGGCTGGGGCccgaggaggtgctgctggccgGCGCGTTGTGGGTCACGGAGCGGGCCAACCCCTTCTTCTTGCTCCAGCGCCGGCGGGGACACGGCAAAGGGGGCGGCCTCACGG GTCTTCTTGTGGGAACATTAGATGTGGTTTTAGATTCCAGTGCCAGAGTTGCCCCATACCGTATTCTGCACCAGACTCAGGACTCTCAAGTGTATTGGGCAGTGGCGTGCG GATCATCTCGTAAAGAGATCACAAAGCATTGGGAATGGCTGGAGAATAACTTACTGCAAACTCTATCCATCTTTGATAATGAAGAAGATATCACCACCTTTGTCAAGGGCAAGATACAT GGGATTATTGCTGAAGAGAACAAGAATGAGCAGCCCCAGAGTGAAGAGGATCCAGGTAAATTCAAAGAGGCTGAACTGAAGATGCGGAAGCAGTTTGGGATGCCCGAGGTAGAGAAGTTGGTCAATTACTATTCCTGCAGCTATTGGAAGGGACGTGTACCCAGGCAGGGTTGGCTGTACCTCACCGTCAATCACCTCTGTTTCTACTCCTTCCTGCTGGGCAAAGAGG tgacacTGGTGATCCAGTGGGTGGATGTAACCCAGCTAGAAAAAAATGCTACACTGCTGTTCCCTGAGTGCATTAAAGTAAgcacaagggacagtgaactttatttttccatgtttctcaaCATCAACGAGACATTCAAGCTGATGGAGCAGTTGGCTAACATTGCTATGCGGCAGCTATTGGATAATGAGACCTTCCTACAGGACAAGTCCCTCCCAAAGCCCAGAAAGCCTCTTAAGAACATCTCTGCATTAAAAAG AGACCTGGATGCTCGAGCCAAAAATGAGTGCTACCGTGCCACTTTCCGGTTGCCCAAGGATGAATGCCTGGATGGACATACAGACTGTACCTTGTGGACACCGTTCAACAAGATGCATATTCCTGGCCAGATGTTTGTTTCCAACAATTACATCTGTTTTGCCAGCAAGGCAGAGGAGGCCTGTCATCTCATCATTCCTCTCAGGGAG GTGACAATAGTTGAGAAAGCAGATAGTTCCAGTGTCTTGCCCAGCCCTCTGTCCATCAGCACTAAAAGTAAAATGACCTTCTTCTTTGCCAATCTGAAAGACCGAGATTTCTTGGTACAGAGAATCTCTGACTTCTTGCAGAGAACGCCATCCAAGAAACCATGTGGCAGCGACAGGGAATGGAAGTGGAATTTGGCTGATCCTGGTTGTGAG GAAGTTCCAGAGTTGCCTTCCAGCAGCCCTCTTGCAGTTAGCCCAACGTCTGCTTTCAGCCATCAACCTGTCAACTTCTGTGCCGGGGAAGTGCCAACAGCCTCGCAGGGACTACTCAAACTCTTCAGAAGAAATTCTGAGGAGCTCTTGGGACCCAAAGGg GCAAAGGAGAAGATGAAGGAGGAGTCTTGGAACATTCATTTCTTTGAATATGGGCGAGGGATGTGTATGTATCGCACTGCCAAGACTAGGGAGCTGGTGCAAAAAGGAATCCCAGAGAATCTTCGTGGAGAGCTGTGGCTCCTTTTCTCAG GGGCTTGGAATGAGATGGTGACTCATCCTGGTTACTATGCAGATCTTGTGGAAAAGTCAATGGGAAAGTACAATCTTGCTACAGAGGAAATTGAGAGAGATCTGCACCGTTCTATGCCAGAACATCCTGCCTTCCAGAATGAGTTGGGAATTGCTGCCCTCCGGAGAGTCTTAACAGCTTATGCATTCAGAAATCCAACAATTGGGTACTGTCAG GCTATGAACATTGTTACGTCGGTACTGTTGCTGTACTGCAATGAGGAGGAGGCTTTCTGGCTCCTAGTGGCTTTATGTGAGCGGATGTTGCCAGATTACTACAACACAAGAGTAGTGG gtGCATTGGTGGACCAAGGCATCTTTGAAGAACTTACACGAGAGTATCTTCCACAGCTGTCAGAAAAGATGCAGGACCTGGGAGTGATTTCCACCATATCCCTTTCCtggtttctcactctctttctcaGTGTCATGCCTTTTGAGAGTGCCGTGGTCATTGTTGACTGTTTTTTCTATGAGGGAATCAAGTTTATCTTGCAAGTGTCATTGGCCATACTTGATGCCAACATGGAGAAGTTGTTACAGTGCAGTGATGAAGGTGAAGCCATGACTATCCTCGGCAG ATACTTGGACAACGTAGTTAACAGACAGAGCGTCTCTCCCCCTATTCCCCACTTGCATGCCTTATTGACGAGTGGAGATGACCCACCACTTGAAATTGACATCTTTGAACTCATCAAAACATCCTATGAG AAATTTAGCAATTTGAAGGCAGATGATATTGAACAAATGCGTTTTAAACAAAGGCTGAAAGTGATCCAGTCTCTGGAGGATACAGCCAAGAAGAGTGTG GTCCGAGCTGTGTCTAGTGACATTGGTTTCTCTATTGAAGAACTAGAAGAGCTGTATGTAGTGTTCAAG GCAAAGTATCTGATGAGCTGTTACTGGGGAAACAATCGTGCTGCAGCTGCCCGCCGAGATCAGAGTTTACCCTACCTGGAGCAGTATCGCATAGACGTGGAGCAGTTCAAAGAGCTGTTTATCAGTTTGACCCCCTGGTCCTGTGGTGCACATACGCCTGTGCTAGCAGGGCGCTTGTTCCGGCTTCTGGATGAGAACAGGGATTCTCTCATTAACTTCAAGGAGTTTGTGACAGGGATGA GCGGGATGTACCATGGTGACCTCACTGAAAAActcaaagtactttacaaacTCCATCTGCCTCCCG CTCTGAATCCAGAGGAGGCAGAGTCTGCTTTGGAGGCCACAAGTTATTTCACAGAGGATGTTACAACAGAAG AAACCCAAGAAgataaaggaaggagaaatgagaaTGGTCCAGAAAAAG AGGAGAAAGGTACCAGTCCACAGGACTATAGATACTACCTAAGAATGTGGGCCAAGGAAAAAGAGTCCAAGAAAGAAACCATTAAAGATCTCCCCAAAATGAGCCAG GAACAATTCATAGAGTTATGCAAGACCCTTTACAACATGTTCAGTGAGGACCCGGTGGAGCAAGAGCTGTACCATGCAATTGCCACTGTAGCCAGTCTACTTCTGCGAATTGGGGAGGTTGGGAAAAAATTCTCCAATAGACCCACGAGGAAGTCTGAGGACTGCAAAGCAAACAGTACCCAAGATCCTGTGAGTGAAGAGGAGTCACCAACATCTGAACAGAGTCAGAATTCAGCAGTGGAGCAGCAACCCCAAGCTGACCACGAGGACAAAACCTGTGGAGATGCTCAGCCTGAAAAAACACAGCAGGAGAACCAAACTCTAGGAGATGGGCCAGGGGAAGGACAAGGCTCTCCTTTACAGCTGCTATCAGATGATGAAACCAAAGATGATATGTCCATGTCTTCCTACTCCATGGTCAGCACAGGCTCCCTGCAGTGTGAAGACATTGCAGATGACACAGTCCTGGTTGGTTGTGAAGGCAGTAGTTCAGCTGCCAGGTATGGTAGTACCATTGATACTGACTGGTCTATCTCCTTTGAGCAGATCTTAGCTTCCATGCTGACGGAAACAGCCCTTGTAAACTACTTTGAGAAGAAGGTCAACATTCTGCAAAAGATCAAAGATCAGAAGAAGGTAGAGAGGCAGTTCAGTTCATCCAGTGACTATGAACTTTCCTCCGTGTCAGGGTGA